The Natrinema versiforme genome segment CGGTCAGCGCCATCGCTGGAACCAGCCACACCGCATCGTCGGCGTCGTCGAGGACCGCGTCGAGACGCGACACGTCGCGGATGCCGTCCCCACGCTGGTCGTAGAGGCGCGTCGGGGCCTGCTCCGGACGTTCCGACGCTCCCTGCCCGTGCCACCCAGTCCGGTCACGGGCGGCACTGAGAAGCCGCTCTCCCTCCGCTGCCGACACCTGTACTGCGTCGGGGAGTGAGGGCCATTGCTCGGCCAGCTGGCGCGCCGGCGCCTCGTCGAGATCATAGATGAGCGTGTAGTCGTCGACGGCCGGCTCCGCCTCGTTGGCAGAGAGGAGGTTCGCAGCGGCGCCGCCCTTCGCGACGGCGCCGTAGAACGTGGTCGACTCGACGACCAGGTGGACGATGCCGAGGCACGTCGTCGACGCTGCCTCGTTCGTGCTAGTGGCGTCACTCCCGAGATGGTTAGTGAGACAGAACCGGCATTTCGTCTGGCCGTCTGGGACTGACGCCCCACAGGACCGGCACTCCGTGTTTGATTCAGTCGCGTCGCTCGGATACCCTTTCTCGGTTGTGGCAACGCGCTGCCGATGGGTTGCACTGTCACCGCATTCGCTAAGTTTCTCATCCGGAATATGCGATGCTTCGCCGATCGGTCGGAGTTCTTCGAAGTCCGTGTAGTAGTCGTTCATCGATTGGCTCATGGATTCGTCCGTAATGGTACTTCAACCTGAGGGGGTGGCAATCCTCCTTGAACGGTGTTGTATTCAGGGATGACGCCTCCGCTGAAGGTAACTAGCCCCTCGCACGGCAATTGGAGACAGTCGGTGGTAGTCCTCTATTGCACGCACATCGACCACGTTCCGTCCTCGTCAATTTCGAGAACGGCATCGAATAACGGTCGGAGGGTCTCAACCGTCTTCTCGTCATACGCCTCGGGATCTAGATGGAAGTGCGCTATCGCTCCTGCCGACGAGAGACGCCTGGTAAGGAGATGGAGAAATCTGAACGCCCGATTGAGTTCTGTGGCTTCGAGAAGATCTGTGAGTGAATGGAAGCAGACGACGGGTTGCTCATCGGTACTTTCCCACTCCGAAAGCTGTTCACTAATTCGTATTCCGAGGGTCGTCAGATCCGATGGGTCGAGAACGGTGTTAACCTCTATCCGTTCAGGTGGAAGCGCATTCTTGGAAGGCCGTGATGCAGATGATCGTGTGAAGTCTCCAACATTGATGAGTGAAATACGTGCGGGGGTCTCTTCCTCGAACTCCCATGCGTTGAGTCGGTTCGTGCCTTGGGACTCGTACGTTACCCCGAGCACATTTGCCCGACTGGTTGGGACGGCGGACAACAAGTCGTCGCATCCCTCCTCTTCAGAGTGACTGCTGCTTGGCGCGAGAAACAGCACGTTTGTCTCTTGATCAAGTTCTCTGGACCCAGCGTCCGATGCTCCTCGAATCGTTATCGTGCCATCGTTAGTAACCTCCACTACACACTCATCGTATTCGAACGACACCGAGAGATCTGTCTCCTCTGGCTTGTCGAACAGGGCGTTCAATGCGTCCACATCGATTACGTCTTGTAATGGCGTGAGTGCGGTCGGTTCAACACCTTTGAACCATGCCACTGCTCGAATCACTCCTGTACTCGGACTATCTCCGTAGTTGAAGGATGGGGGGTTGGTCTCGTTGTTTGGTCCCATTGATAGTTACACCGTTGAGTACGATTCTCCCGCCGGGGCCTGTTCGGTGGACCGGAAACGTAATTTGGGGTGGTACATAGATTCCAATTCTCCTGGTCCAATAGGTCTTTTGACTTGTTTGCTTTTTCTGACCGGTCAGAGATATCTATTCTATGAGTTTCCCCAGACCGGTCAGAATACCCTGTGGTAATGGGCGGTCTCATCAGCGATACCAAATTGGATATCCTCCGACAGCTACGTTCTGAACCACTTCACGGCTATGGGCTTGCCGCTGAACTGAACCTGAGTCATGGGTATATCTACACACATCTCGGCGAGCTACAGGAGGCAGGGATGATCGAAGTAGCGGAGGAACGCGACGGGAAGAAGATCTACCGACTTACCCAGAACGGTCAATATTTGGTGAAAGCCTTCGACGATTAACCAAGGTTTCAGAGCCTTCGCGCTACGCGGGGGCTGACGTCGAATCGTCGACCTCCTCTAGTTCGTTCCATCGTGTGCGTATCGTTACTGGCGTTGTCTCCGCCACCTCTGCGAGATCTGTTTGCGTGAGAAATTGTCCCTGCTCTCGAGCAGCCTTATAGAGGCAGGCCGCTGCGACACCTGTCGGTTGGCATCCATTCGAGATAATTGTCTCTTCAGCGCTCTTTGCGAGTTCAAACGCCCGCTGTCGGACCGTGTCAGCGACGTCCAATTCTGACGCAAA includes the following:
- a CDS encoding PadR family transcriptional regulator, encoding MGGLISDTKLDILRQLRSEPLHGYGLAAELNLSHGYIYTHLGELQEAGMIEVAEERDGKKIYRLTQNGQYLVKAFDD
- a CDS encoding HalOD1 output domain-containing protein, producing the protein MGPNNETNPPSFNYGDSPSTGVIRAVAWFKGVEPTALTPLQDVIDVDALNALFDKPEETDLSVSFEYDECVVEVTNDGTITIRGASDAGSRELDQETNVLFLAPSSSHSEEEGCDDLLSAVPTSRANVLGVTYESQGTNRLNAWEFEEETPARISLINVGDFTRSSASRPSKNALPPERIEVNTVLDPSDLTTLGIRISEQLSEWESTDEQPVVCFHSLTDLLEATELNRAFRFLHLLTRRLSSAGAIAHFHLDPEAYDEKTVETLRPLFDAVLEIDEDGTWSMCVQ